The Boseongicola sp. DNA segment TGCCCTGGTGGCCACGGGCGCACATTACAGCATGACCCTGGCATTTGCTGCTGCCCCTGTGATGGTGACGCAACCGGTAACTTTCCTGCAGCTGATCTGGGCGACACTTCTTGGGTATTGGGCTTTTGGCGAGGTGATTGATGGTTGGGTCGTATTGGGTGGTATCGTCATCTTGTCATCAGTTGTGTTTATCACAGTACGAGAGGCCTATTTGAAACGAGCAGCTCATAACCACGCAGGTGGCATCTAAACTGAAATTACCCGCGGTTTGCCCTTATTTCGCCGCTTTCGCCCGCAAGTTTGGCGACGGTGGCTTAAAGGGAATGTAGGTATGAGTGGACCGCAAAATCCGCAAAGTGATGGGAGTTTTCAGGACCGGTTGAACCGTGTCGCTGAGCGCAGGGCGCCGATCGAGGCGGCCCGACCTCAGGTGGATGTTCTTCCGGACTGGAAACAGAATGTAAGGTATCCTAGCGGGCTAATTGGGGCTGCGGTGTTGGGCATGGCGGCTGTTTTCATAGCCCGGTTCGCGCGAGCTCATCTGATGGATGGTGGATTGGAAGGCTTTGATGCCGATATCACGATGGTCATTGATGGTGTGGTGGCTGGTTTGTGTTCTTTTCTTCTGTTCGGCCTATTACGATTTGAAGGCAAGGAATTCAAAGCGGCACAGACTTTCGGCATCATTGCGATGATCTGTATGATGCATAATTTCGTTCATTCCGCGCCGCGGGTATTTTCGTTGTTGTTTTCGGCGGAATGGACAGAAGAGGTTATCGCTCGGTCCGAGCCGAACTCGATTTATTTTCGTGGGAATTACTTTGTTTTAAGTCCCGAACAGGAAGTGGCGGAAGACATTGAAGACGTTGATGTCCCGGAGACGCCGGCCCTTCCAAAAGTGCGTAGATTGGGGTGACGAATATGAGTTGACGCGTGTTCCGCAATCGGTTGATCTGTGGCCACCAACGGAGCATGCGCAATGAAACGTTCGAATATCCTTATCATCATGGTGGACCAGCTGGCGGGAACTTTTTTCCCGGATGGTCCCGCAGAGTGGCTACACACACCAAATCTAAAGAAGCTGGCAGACCGTTCGGCGCGATTCACGAACACCTATACCGCTTCACCGCTTTGTGCTCCGGGGCGCGCCGGGTTCATGTCATCAATGTTGGCATCGCGCACCGGTGTTTACGACAATGCCGCCGAGTTTCGATCAGATATTCCGACTTTTGCGCATCATCTTCGACGGACCGGGTATGCGACCTGTTTATCGGGTAAGATGCATTTTGTGGGTCCCGATCAGTTGCACGGGTTTGAAGAGCGTTTGACCACTGATATATATCCGGCCGACTTTGGCTGGACTCCGGACTATCGCAAACCTGGCGAGCGAATTGACTGGTGGTATCACAATATGGGGTCCGTTACGGGCGCAGGTGTGGCTGAGATCAGCAATCAAATGGAATATGACGACGAGGTTGCGCACCTTGGGTGTCAAAAGCTGTATGATTTGGCTCGTGGCAAAGACGAGCGCCCCTGGTGTTTGACGGTGAGCTTCACCCATCCGCATGACCCATATGTTGCCCGGCGGAAGTATTGGGACCTTTATGAGGATTGTGAGCACCTTCAACCCGAAGTGCCAGCAATGGCATATGAAGATCACGATCCTCATTCGCAGCGGATCTTTGATGCCAACGACTGGCGGTCCTTTGACATTACCGATGAGAATGTGGAAAGCGCCCGCCGCGGCTATTTCTCTAACCTGTCGTATCTGGACGACAAGGTCGGCGAATTGATGAAGGTTCTGGAGGACACGCGCCAAGAGGCGATAGTGGTCTTTGTTTCGGATCACGGCGATATGTTGGGCGAGCGTGGCTTATGGTTCAAGATGAGCATGTTCGAGGGATCATCGCGGGTGCCATTAATGATCGCCGCGCCGGGGTTGGAGACAGGCCGGATCGATACGCCGGTATCAACATTGGATTTGGGGCCGACGCTGGCCGACATTGCCGGCCTTGATGTGTCGTCCCTAGCGGATTGGACGGACGGCGAAACTCTTTTGCCAATCGCTGCAGGATCGGATCGAACCGAACCAGTGCGGATCGAATATGCCGCCGAAGCGACGATTGCCCCGATGGCGGCGCTGCGGTGGGGCCGATACAAATACATCAGATGTGCCGTTGATCCCGAACTGTTGTTCGATCTGGACGCGGATCCGAATGAGCTTGTGAACCTGGTTGATGATGAAGCTCATGGCGATGCTTTGACCGAGTTGCGCAAGATGGCCGATGATTATTGGAACCTGGAAGCGATAGATGCGGATATCCGGGCCAGCCAGGCGCGTCGGTTGGTTGTGTATGACGCCCTGCGCGAGGGCGGGTATTACCCTTGGGATTTCCAGCCGCTTCAGAAAGCCTCGGAACGGTTCATGCGCAACCATATGGACTTGAATGATCTGGAGGAGCGCCAGCGATATCCGCGCGGCGAGTAGAAGGATTCGCCTTCTTTGAAGGCGAAAAACCGGGGGACACTGTCCCCCGGACCCCCTGAAGTATTTTTGGACAGAAGAAGAACTGAGTGTCAGGTTTCGGCGCAGTGTCGGCGAAAGGCGCGTTTCAGCATATCTAGTTCAGCACGCAGAAGGACAACTTCAGCGCGGATGTCTTCATCTAGAATTTCGCCGGCGATGACAGTTTCATGAGCCAGGGCGTCACCGGTTTCGGCATCTTCGATGATAAATGTTTGCACCCCGTCTGACAGCCGTTCGATCGGGATCTGGAATCGGACAAGCCAGCGCCGCGCGCCGTTGGGGTCTGGATCAGCATCCAGGGTTTCCGGCGCGCCGACTAATTGGTCTTGATGACGTAGCCGCAAGTTTGGGGGGGCGTCGCGACGAGTGGCCAGAAGCCCTTCCCAGATGCCCTCGGCTAGACGCATGCGAGTGAGAGTGACGTCGCTCATATCCAGATTACACCTCGGCCCGCGGGCGGCGTGTGAGCGTGACGTCGCTGAGAGTGATCTGGTTCATATTGGGACCTTCGAAAATCAGATCGACCCAAGCACGGTCCACCCGCTTTTCGTTCAGGCGCGAGGCAGCAATGTCGAACTCGACGGTCTTTTCTTCGGACTTGAGGTCAAATTCCCGCACGATTTGCTCGACATTTGGTCCGTGACGGATGTTCAGTCGGCCAAATATTTCCAGTGAGCTTTCGGTTTCCGCACGTATGTCCAGGCGGATGATATGGCGGCGCGACAGGTTTTCGACGGCGGCCTGCGGCAGATCCAGAACCAGACTGAGGAACGAACCATCAAAGCGGAACACGTCCATGCGCAGGCCATAAGGCGCAATATCTTCGACACGGGTGTTTCGGATCTGACGGACGGTGAGTTCATTCAGTTGGCAGTCATGGAACACCTTCGCTTCGCCACCGATATTTGTTTTGGATGTGACCGCGGCCAGCCCAGGAGGGCTGACCGGAAGTGACCATATGTCAGGACGCCACGCCCAGTCTGAATGGAGTGGGCGGCGAATGGCGGCATTCCCTGCAACTGGCAACTGAAGCCGAGCATCCGCCACCTGCAAAACCCGATTGACACGGCGCCCAAGGGAGCGTGCGCGTGTGCGCAAGGACTTCAATTCGGCGACATCTATCGTGTCGACGGATTGCGCCAACCGTTTCCAGCGGCGGAGGGCTCGTCGGTCATTCAGTTGCGTGAGCATGGGTTCCGGTTCGACAGCAGTGTCAGCAGATTACTGCGAGATTAGCCGTGGCGGGTCGGGTATGGCAATGGGTTTGGCCTGTGCAATTGCAGAATTGACCTTGAACAGCGAGCGTCATCCGCGGTTCGCTGCGCGCAGCCGCGCAATCTGTCCCTGAAGCACCAAAAGACCCTTGTCGCGGGCGATGGCATTTTGGGCGGTGCCAGACAGTGAGACGCTGACCAGGCGGCCGCCAATGTCAAAGAGTGCGCGCCAATAATCCGTTGCCGTGTTTTTCGGCAGTTTACTGGAGTCCGTCAGATGCACGTAGAGAGCGTCGTCAAGGGTTTGTGTTTCAAGAATCTTGACGCTTTGGCTTTGACCGTCCCGAGCCAGCGCGGCGCGACCAGCATCTGTTAAGAGAAGTGTTTTGAGCGTCCCTGGTAGTAAGCCGCCAGTTATTCGACTGTCGACGGAGACGGTAACGATGCCCGGAACCGGTGCTCTTGGGAGAAATGCGTTGCCGCTGAGTGAGGCGCAGCTTCCCAAAACGACGACGGCCGCCGGGCCGGTTGTGCGGGAAGTTTGGCCGTCAATGCACCAACCTTTGGCGCCAGCAATAACTAAACCGCCAGATATTTTTATCGCAGTTGGGGCGCTGGATGTGGGGTTTGACCCAGGTGTGCAAGCGGCAAGGACAAGCCCTGCCGCGATCAGGCAGGCCTTAAAGGTCTGCATAAATGTGGCGTTCGCGCTTGGCGCCGGGGTGGGTGCAGGCGCCTTCGCGAGCCGAGCCAACCAGTTGCGAATACTTCCAGAGCGCTCCGGAAGCGTAGATAGTTTCACGTGCGCCCGGCCAGGCAGCTTTGCGGGACGCTAATTCATCATCGCTAAGGGCGACCGAAAGCTCACCTTTGACGGCATCGATAGTGATCACATCGCCGTTTTTCAGCAAAGCAATCGGGCCGCCATGGGCCGATTCCGGGCCAACGTGGCCGACACAAAAGCCGCGGGTCGCCCCAGAAAAGCGCCCGTCGGTGATCAGGGCGACTTTTTTACCCATGCCCTGACCAGAAAGCGCAGCCGTGGTCGCGAGCATTTCGCGCATGCCTGGGCCGCCTGCCGGTCCTTCGTTGCGGATAACGATGACTTCGCCTTCTTCGTAGGCGCGCGCTTTCACTGCTTCGAAAGCGTCTTCTTCGCATTCAAAAACCCGTGCAGGTCCAACGAAACGCTGGTCGTCTGCAGCGATACCCGCCACTTTTACGATTGCGCCTTCGGTGGCCAAATTGCCTTTCAAACCAACGACTCCGCCAGTTTCGGTGATTGGTGTCTCAATTGGGTAGATGACGCGGCCATCCGCGTTGCGGTCGATTTTGTCGAGTTCTTCGCCCATAGAATTGCCAGTGGCCGTAATGCAGTCTTCGTGGAACAGGCCAGCTTTGCGCAGCTCTTTCATCACCACCGGAACGCCGCCAGCTTCGTAGAGGTCTTTTGCAACATAATCGCCACCCGGTTTCAGGTTTACGAAATAGGGAGTATCACGGAAAATCTCGCAGACGTCGTCAAGGTTGAATTCGATCCCTGCTTCGTGAGCGATGGCGGGAAGGTGCAGGCCGGCGTTGGTTGAACCACCTGTGCAAGCCACGACACGCGCGGCGTTTTCCAGGGATTTCAGAGTAACCACATCGCGGGCGCGGATGTTTTTCTCGATCAGGTTCATGACAGCGGCGCCAGAGGCTTCGCCATATTGATCGCGGGATTCGTATGGGGCCGGTGCGCCGGATGAATTTGGCAAAGCAAGGCCGATTGCTTCGGACACACACGCCATCGTATTGGCAGTAAACTGGCCGCCGCAGGCACCAGCCGAGGGGCAGGCGACGCGTTCGAGAACGGCGAGTTGCTCGTCTGAATAGTTTCCAGCCTGGTGTTGGCCAACAGCCTCGAAGACATCCTGAACGGTGACGTCTTTCCCATCGAGGCGACCTGGCAATATCGATCCACCGTAAATGAAGACCGAAGGCACGTTCAGGCGCAACATTGCCATCATCATGCCGGGGAGAGATTTGTCGCAACCAGCGAGCCCAACCAGCGCATCGTAGCAGTGGCCGCGCATAGTCAATTCAACGGTATCAGCGATTGCATCGCGGCTGGCAAGCGATGAGCGCATGCCCTCGTGTCCCATTGCAATGCCGTCGGTTACAGTGATTGTTGTGAATTCACGAGGGGTGCCTTTGGCCGCTTTGACGCCCATTTTTACGGCTTGTGCCTGACGGTTCAGAGCTATGTTGCAAGGCGCAGCCTCGTTCCAGCAAGTTGCAACGCCAACCCAAGGCTGCGCAATTTCTTCTTCGTTGATGCCCATGGCGTAAAAATACGAGCGGTGCGGCGCGCGGGCCGGACCTTCGGTGACATGGCGGCTTGGGAGCCTTGATTTATCTATTTTGGTCATGGGTTTCTGCCTTTGTCGGTCGCAACGGACGAAGGGATAGGCGAGCGAGCGCGCGGCGGCAAGGGTGACCAGGTCAGCAGAGGGGATTTTGTGCGGACTGAGCGTCAGCGGGAACGTGGTCGGCTTGAGAAAATCAGAGCCAGAAACAGGCTACCAAGCAACAAAATTGCGGTGGCGGGCAGCGGAACCGAGGGTATTCCCGGTGGGCTGGTTGGCGGAAGTTGAGATGGTGGATCAGGGAATAAACTGTGTTGTCCAGGCGCTGCGAGGGCGTGATAGCATTTTCCGTTTTCGACGCATGTAGGCTTTCGCTGTAGGGGTTCGCCACAGTCGCCAGTCAATGCGCATCTGGGGCGAACATGATCCGGCTGTTGCATCAATTTGTCGACGGTTAGCGATCCGCCAATATATTTGTTCGTGGAGAACGGGTTGCCATGCTCGGCCAACGAGGGGCCAGCGGCGAAACATAGAATGAAGGCAAGAGTCGCGCACATGTGCATGGGTCCGTTCTCCTTTCGCATGTTTACGGACATCATGGTTAAAGAATTCTTACGACCGGAGTGAGCGTCACCGCGATTGACCTTGGGCGATGTCTGCATAGGTTGTCTGGATGAGTTATCTTCGCTTTCAGCCGATGATCATTGATGCCTCGGCCAAACCTGCACCCTGGCGACTGATTGCTGGCATTGTAACGACATTCATTGTTCTGGCGATTTGGGTTTCATTCATCGTGGCATTGGCCGCGATCCAGAAAGATTTGCCTTTTCAACAGGCTTTTTTCTGGATGTTGCAGGCAGGAGGCGAAACACCGCAATCTGCAATCACCATTCTACTTCTCGTCGCGGGGTTGGGGTATGGCGCGCACGTTTCGGCCCGGATGTGGCACGGGCGCGATCTTCGTTCTTTGGCAGGAGCACCCGCTGTTGTCCTTCGTCATTTCTTTGTTGCGGTCGGTGTCAGTGGCCTCGTGACATTGGTTTTGGTCGGTTTCGCGATCAGCTTTATGGCCGATATTGAGCGCAACATGACCTTTTCGGGGTGGTTCGTTTGGCTTCCGGCGGCGTTGTTGGCACTTCTCATTCAGACCGGGTCAGAAGAGTTGCTTTTTCGCGGGTATCTTCAATCGCAGTTGGCAGCGATATCGCAAAAGCCCATTGTTTGGATGGGATTGTCCGCACTGGCGTTTGGTTTGGTGCATTACAATCCAGGAGCTTCGGCCTCTGAAAGGTGGATCGTGATCGGCTATGCGACGATATTTGGTTTTCTGGCTTCTGATCTAACCGCAAGAACCGGAAGTATCGGTCCCGCCTGGGGATTTCACATGATAAATAACGTCAGTGGCTTGCTGATCATTGCGCCCGCCGCCGGGCCCAGTGGCCTTGGGCTTTGGCGTAGCGAGGCTGCATTGGACGACATGACGCTTCTGGTTCCCACGGTATTCATTCAACTATTGGCGACAATTTTAGTCTGGTGGATGATCCGGCGGGTCATTCAGGTGTGAACCTGTGATTGCATTCGACGCGCGCGGCAATTATCTGGGGTTAACGTTTTACGGCGACGGGCAGGCGCATGAACTGGATTTCCAACTACGTTCGACCAAAAATCAACTCGCTCTTCTCGCGTCGAGAAGTTCCCGAGAACTTGTGGACCAAGTGTCCCGAGTGCGGGACCATGCTATTTCATCGCGAGTTGGCTGAAAATCTGAACGTTTGCACCAACTGCGATCATCATATGGCAATCACACCGCGGGATCGGTTTCATGCGCTGTTTGATAATGGAATCTTCGTTGAAGTCGATGTGCCGGAACCAGTTGCCGACCCGTTGCATTTTCGTGATCAGAAGAAGTATCCGGACCGTCTAAGGACTGCCCAGCGCACGCGCGGCGAAAAAGAAGCCATGTTGGTTGCGGAAGGCGAGATCGGGCGAACACCGATTATTGCTGCCGGTCAGGACTTTAGCTTCATGGGTGGATCCATGGGCATGTATGTCGGCAACGCAATTATTGCCGCGGCGGAGCGTGCCGTTGAACTGAAGCGTCCATTGGTGCTGTTTTCCGCGGCCGGCGGCGCAAGGATGCAAGAGGGCATTCTAAGCCTGATGCAAATGCCGCGTACAACCGTTGCCGTTGAAATGGTGCGCGACGCAGGTCTGCCCTATGTCGTTGTTCTAACGCATCCCACCACCGGTGGCGTTACTGCGTCTTATGCGATGCTGGGAGATGTCCATATCTCTGAGCCGAATGCGCTGATCTGCTTTGCCGGTCCCCGGGTGATTGAACAGACAATCCGTGAAAAACTGCCTGATGGGTTCCAGCGGGCTGAGTATCTGCTGGATCACGGAATGCTGGACCGCGTGACGCCCCGCAACGAAATCAAGCATGAGCTTGTGACAATCATTCGCATGTTGACGGGGCAAACGCCGGCTGTTTTGGCCGATTTG contains these protein-coding regions:
- a CDS encoding acetyl-CoA carboxylase carboxyltransferase subunit beta produces the protein MNWISNYVRPKINSLFSRREVPENLWTKCPECGTMLFHRELAENLNVCTNCDHHMAITPRDRFHALFDNGIFVEVDVPEPVADPLHFRDQKKYPDRLRTAQRTRGEKEAMLVAEGEIGRTPIIAAGQDFSFMGGSMGMYVGNAIIAAAERAVELKRPLVLFSAAGGARMQEGILSLMQMPRTTVAVEMVRDAGLPYVVVLTHPTTGGVTASYAMLGDVHISEPNALICFAGPRVIEQTIREKLPDGFQRAEYLLDHGMLDRVTPRNEIKHELVTIIRMLTGQTPAVLADLPSPEAVAKSDEAAEAVAENPEKSDA
- the betC gene encoding choline-sulfatase; its protein translation is MKRSNILIIMVDQLAGTFFPDGPAEWLHTPNLKKLADRSARFTNTYTASPLCAPGRAGFMSSMLASRTGVYDNAAEFRSDIPTFAHHLRRTGYATCLSGKMHFVGPDQLHGFEERLTTDIYPADFGWTPDYRKPGERIDWWYHNMGSVTGAGVAEISNQMEYDDEVAHLGCQKLYDLARGKDERPWCLTVSFTHPHDPYVARRKYWDLYEDCEHLQPEVPAMAYEDHDPHSQRIFDANDWRSFDITDENVESARRGYFSNLSYLDDKVGELMKVLEDTRQEAIVVFVSDHGDMLGERGLWFKMSMFEGSSRVPLMIAAPGLETGRIDTPVSTLDLGPTLADIAGLDVSSLADWTDGETLLPIAAGSDRTEPVRIEYAAEATIAPMAALRWGRYKYIRCAVDPELLFDLDADPNELVNLVDDEAHGDALTELRKMADDYWNLEAIDADIRASQARRLVVYDALREGGYYPWDFQPLQKASERFMRNHMDLNDLEERQRYPRGE
- the ilvD gene encoding dihydroxy-acid dehydratase codes for the protein MTKIDKSRLPSRHVTEGPARAPHRSYFYAMGINEEEIAQPWVGVATCWNEAAPCNIALNRQAQAVKMGVKAAKGTPREFTTITVTDGIAMGHEGMRSSLASRDAIADTVELTMRGHCYDALVGLAGCDKSLPGMMMAMLRLNVPSVFIYGGSILPGRLDGKDVTVQDVFEAVGQHQAGNYSDEQLAVLERVACPSAGACGGQFTANTMACVSEAIGLALPNSSGAPAPYESRDQYGEASGAAVMNLIEKNIRARDVVTLKSLENAARVVACTGGSTNAGLHLPAIAHEAGIEFNLDDVCEIFRDTPYFVNLKPGGDYVAKDLYEAGGVPVVMKELRKAGLFHEDCITATGNSMGEELDKIDRNADGRVIYPIETPITETGGVVGLKGNLATEGAIVKVAGIAADDQRFVGPARVFECEEDAFEAVKARAYEEGEVIVIRNEGPAGGPGMREMLATTAALSGQGMGKKVALITDGRFSGATRGFCVGHVGPESAHGGPIALLKNGDVITIDAVKGELSVALSDDELASRKAAWPGARETIYASGALWKYSQLVGSAREGACTHPGAKRERHIYADL
- a CDS encoding CPBP family intramembrane metalloprotease codes for the protein MSYLRFQPMIIDASAKPAPWRLIAGIVTTFIVLAIWVSFIVALAAIQKDLPFQQAFFWMLQAGGETPQSAITILLLVAGLGYGAHVSARMWHGRDLRSLAGAPAVVLRHFFVAVGVSGLVTLVLVGFAISFMADIERNMTFSGWFVWLPAALLALLIQTGSEELLFRGYLQSQLAAISQKPIVWMGLSALAFGLVHYNPGASASERWIVIGYATIFGFLASDLTARTGSIGPAWGFHMINNVSGLLIIAPAAGPSGLGLWRSEAALDDMTLLVPTVFIQLLATILVWWMIRRVIQV